A genomic window from Agrobacterium tumefaciens includes:
- a CDS encoding flavin reductase family protein has protein sequence MEFDFTALEPQSRYRLLTNFIGPRPIALVTTRSAAGHNNAAPMSFFNVFSHDPPIVVLGIQPRVTGEEKDTMVNIRRTGEFVINMVDMALSEQMLVCGLGFDSEVDELSMARLTATPCSKIDASFAAESPCAFECRVERLIDYPRRTLVLGEVVHMHVHKDCLDEEGRYVDPDRYQPIARLHADNYITSDRQFVLKAPAITDFIKPDGA, from the coding sequence AATTCGACTTCACCGCGCTCGAACCACAAAGCCGTTATCGTCTGCTGACGAATTTTATCGGTCCACGGCCGATAGCGCTTGTCACGACGCGTTCGGCCGCCGGCCACAACAACGCGGCGCCGATGAGCTTTTTCAACGTTTTCTCGCATGATCCGCCGATCGTCGTCCTCGGTATTCAGCCGCGTGTGACGGGGGAGGAGAAGGATACGATGGTCAATATTCGCCGAACCGGCGAATTCGTCATCAACATGGTCGATATGGCTCTGTCGGAACAAATGCTCGTTTGCGGCCTCGGTTTCGACAGCGAGGTGGACGAGCTTTCCATGGCGCGGCTGACCGCGACCCCGTGCAGCAAGATCGATGCAAGCTTTGCGGCGGAATCGCCCTGTGCTTTCGAGTGCCGGGTGGAGCGTCTGATCGATTATCCGCGCCGCACACTGGTTCTGGGCGAAGTCGTGCACATGCATGTGCACAAGGATTGCCTCGATGAAGAGGGGCGTTATGTCGATCCGGACCGCTATCAGCCGATCGCGCGCCTTCACGCCGACAATTACATTACTTCGGACCGCCAGTTCGTCCTCAAGGCGCCGGCGATTACCGACTTCATCAAGCCAGACGGCGCGTGA
- a CDS encoding aspartate/glutamate racemase family protein: MHIRLINPNSTASMTAQALDSALRVKHMDTKISAANPLDTSVSIEGGADEALAVPGLLQEIRKGEQLGVNAYVIACFDDPGLHAAREVARGPVIGICQAAVQVAMTISRRFSIITTLPRSIPIIEDLVGNYGAERHCRKVRAINLPVLGLEEDPHAAELMLIREIEAAKKEDAAEAIILGCAGMSALCDRLRDATGVPVIDGVTAAVKLAEALVGAGYSTSKVNAYDYPRIKEAMLVA, translated from the coding sequence ATGCATATTCGCCTGATCAACCCCAACTCTACGGCCTCGATGACGGCGCAGGCGCTCGACAGCGCCTTGCGCGTCAAACACATGGACACGAAAATTTCCGCTGCAAATCCTCTCGATACGTCCGTCAGTATCGAAGGCGGGGCGGATGAGGCGCTGGCTGTTCCGGGCCTGCTGCAGGAGATCCGCAAGGGTGAACAGCTCGGCGTTAACGCCTATGTCATCGCCTGCTTTGACGATCCGGGGCTGCATGCTGCCCGCGAAGTGGCGCGCGGGCCGGTCATCGGCATCTGCCAGGCCGCCGTGCAGGTGGCCATGACGATCAGTCGCCGATTTTCCATCATCACCACCCTGCCGCGTTCGATCCCCATCATCGAGGACCTTGTCGGCAACTATGGGGCGGAGCGGCATTGCCGCAAGGTTCGTGCCATCAATCTGCCGGTGCTTGGTCTCGAGGAAGACCCGCACGCCGCCGAATTGATGCTGATCCGCGAGATCGAAGCGGCCAAAAAGGAGGATGCGGCAGAAGCGATCATCCTGGGATGCGCCGGCATGTCGGCTCTGTGCGACAGGCTGCGCGACGCAACCGGCGTGCCTGTTATCGATGGGGTTACGGCAGCGGTGAAACTCGCCGAGGCGCTGGTGGGAGCGGGTTACAGCACTTCGAAGGTCAATGCCTATGATTATCCACGCATCAAGGAAGCCATGCTGGTTGCCTGA